In Thermococcus sp., one DNA window encodes the following:
- a CDS encoding ABC transporter ATP-binding protein, translating to MEMKKAVLRAINLHKVYRMGKGVRVHALRGASIEVYEGDFVAIIGPSGSGKTTLLNILGLLDVPDSGEVFIDGIPVVGLDDDELSEIRLRKIGFVFQHYNLIPILTALENVELPMILAGVPPKKRVERARELLRMVGIPEMEEHKPNEMSGGQQQRVAIARALANEPSIVLADEPTGNLDTKSSEEIVNLMLRLNRERNITFVVVTHDMDVAKKADRVLRIRDGKLYEVKEL from the coding sequence ATGGAGATGAAGAAAGCAGTGCTGAGGGCGATCAACCTCCACAAGGTTTACAGGATGGGCAAGGGGGTAAGGGTTCACGCCCTCAGGGGAGCGAGCATAGAGGTCTACGAAGGGGACTTCGTGGCGATAATCGGGCCGAGCGGGAGCGGTAAGACGACGCTCCTCAACATACTCGGGCTCCTCGACGTTCCTGACTCCGGAGAGGTGTTCATAGACGGCATCCCCGTTGTAGGTCTCGACGATGACGAGTTGAGCGAGATAAGGCTGAGGAAGATAGGCTTCGTGTTCCAGCACTACAACCTCATCCCAATCCTCACGGCCCTTGAGAACGTCGAACTACCGATGATCCTCGCGGGAGTTCCGCCGAAGAAGAGGGTCGAGAGAGCCAGAGAGCTCCTCAGGATGGTCGGCATTCCCGAGATGGAGGAGCACAAACCAAACGAGATGAGCGGTGGGCAACAGCAGAGGGTTGCGATAGCTAGAGCTCTGGCAAACGAGCCGAGCATCGTTCTTGCGGACGAGCCAACTGGAAACCTCGACACCAAGTCCTCGGAGGAGATAGTGAACCTCATGCTGAGGCTCAACAGGGAAAGAAACATTACCTTCGTTGTGGTCACCCACGATATGGATGTGGCAAAAAAGGCCGATAGGGTTTTGAGGATAAGGGACGGAAAGCTCTACGAGGTGAAAGAACTTTGA
- a CDS encoding universal stress protein produces MFERVLYPTDFSDVSLHALRHCIPELFKLGARELHLIHVIDITVTEFEAFELEGVFREKLEDIARELREMGINVKTHVTIGIPSIEIAETAQRENVDLIVTPSIGENAWRQMFMGSTASNLARTTKKPVLLLKYVREGESFKLPVECSGLFRKPLVAVDFSKCSLRVAQVVKRFLEHVESGVLLHSVDYGGIKELEHNIEVAKKNLEKLSRGLDGKFSLEVMVGTASQAIIGTALAKGATLIVLGKKGRSVLKDLILGSTAERVIRDSKLPVLLVPCD; encoded by the coding sequence ATGTTCGAGAGGGTTCTCTACCCCACGGACTTTTCGGACGTTTCCCTTCACGCGCTCAGGCACTGCATCCCCGAGCTCTTCAAGCTCGGCGCCAGGGAACTCCATCTGATTCACGTCATCGACATAACAGTGACGGAGTTCGAGGCCTTTGAGCTTGAGGGAGTCTTCAGGGAGAAGCTGGAGGACATAGCCAGGGAACTGAGGGAGATGGGCATCAACGTGAAGACCCACGTCACCATAGGGATACCCTCCATAGAGATTGCAGAGACCGCCCAGAGGGAGAACGTTGACCTCATCGTGACCCCAAGCATAGGGGAGAACGCCTGGAGGCAGATGTTCATGGGGAGCACGGCCTCAAACCTCGCGAGAACAACGAAGAAGCCAGTACTTCTCCTCAAATACGTCAGGGAGGGGGAGTCCTTTAAGTTGCCGGTCGAGTGCTCCGGCCTCTTCAGGAAGCCCCTCGTGGCGGTTGACTTCTCGAAGTGCTCCCTGAGGGTTGCCCAGGTGGTCAAAAGGTTCCTTGAGCACGTTGAGAGCGGAGTACTCCTTCACTCTGTCGACTACGGAGGGATAAAGGAGCTGGAGCACAACATAGAGGTCGCCAAGAAGAACCTGGAGAAGCTCTCTCGCGGGCTTGACGGTAAGTTCAGCCTTGAGGTTATGGTGGGCACCGCCAGTCAGGCGATAATAGGAACCGCCCTGGCGAAGGGTGCTACCCTCATAGTGCTGGGCAAGAAGGGCAGGAGCGTTCTCAAGGATCTAATCCTCGGCTCAACGGCTGAGAGGGTCATAAGGGACTCCAAACTGCCGGTGCTCCTCGTTCCATGTGACTAG
- a CDS encoding DUF99 family protein, giving the protein MIRKVKPQIRVVGFDDGTFSFSSKLIRGKTILIGVVMKGAVEVVGVLARWITVDGKDATEAMISAVTESRFKDLRVILLKGITYAGFNVVDVERLYRETGLPVVVVVRKRPDVDAMESALRKHFPDAVERIGLIRKAPPLVEVIPEKLYLQAIGVDEKTAREIVRVTTRSGLIPEPLRLAHMIASAVMTGESKRE; this is encoded by the coding sequence ATGATACGGAAGGTCAAGCCCCAGATAAGGGTTGTGGGCTTTGACGACGGCACTTTTTCCTTTTCTTCAAAGCTCATCCGCGGTAAAACGATTCTCATCGGGGTCGTGATGAAAGGAGCGGTTGAGGTAGTTGGAGTCCTGGCCCGCTGGATAACTGTGGACGGGAAAGATGCAACCGAGGCGATGATCAGCGCCGTCACCGAGTCCCGCTTCAAAGACCTCCGCGTAATCCTCCTGAAAGGCATAACCTACGCGGGCTTCAACGTAGTCGATGTCGAGAGGCTTTACAGAGAGACTGGACTGCCAGTCGTCGTCGTTGTGAGGAAGAGGCCGGACGTAGATGCCATGGAGAGCGCCCTGAGAAAGCACTTTCCTGATGCAGTGGAGAGGATAGGGCTCATAAGGAAGGCCCCGCCCCTCGTGGAGGTCATCCCGGAAAAGCTCTACCTCCAGGCAATTGGAGTTGACGAGAAAACCGCGCGGGAGATAGTCAGGGTGACCACCAGAAGTGGTCTCATTCCGGAGCCCCTCAGGCTGGCCCACATGATAGCCTCGGCCGTGATGACCGGGGAGAGCAAGAGGGAGTAG
- the cutA gene encoding divalent-cation tolerance protein CutA, whose protein sequence is MEAIIVYTTFPDWESARKVVRELLKRKLIVCANLREHEAMYWWEGKIEEEKEVGAILKTEVSKWKELRDALLELHPYDVPMIARIDLDKLNREYSEWMARVLFG, encoded by the coding sequence ATGGAGGCGATAATCGTTTACACGACCTTCCCGGACTGGGAGAGCGCAAGGAAAGTTGTGAGGGAGCTCCTCAAGAGGAAGCTCATAGTCTGCGCAAACCTCAGAGAGCACGAAGCGATGTACTGGTGGGAGGGTAAGATTGAGGAGGAAAAGGAAGTCGGGGCAATCCTCAAGACAGAGGTCAGTAAGTGGAAGGAGCTCAGGGATGCCTTGCTTGAGCTCCACCCCTATGATGTCCCGATGATTGCAAGGATAGACCTCGACAAGCTCAACAGGGAGTACTCGGAGTGGATGGCGAGGGTGCTTTTCGGATGA
- a CDS encoding acylphosphatase — translation MERVRAHLRIYGRVQGVGFRWSMQREARKLGVSGWVRNLPDGSVEAVIEGDPERVEALIGWAHQGPPLARVTRVKVEWEEPEGLEGFRVIG, via the coding sequence ATGGAGAGGGTAAGGGCCCATCTGAGGATATACGGTAGGGTTCAGGGAGTTGGTTTCAGGTGGAGCATGCAGAGGGAAGCTAGAAAGCTCGGGGTGAGTGGCTGGGTTAGGAACCTTCCGGATGGAAGCGTCGAGGCCGTCATAGAGGGCGATCCCGAGAGGGTGGAGGCACTAATTGGCTGGGCACATCAGGGACCGCCTCTGGCGAGGGTGACGAGGGTAAAGGTGGAGTGGGAAGAACCGGAGGGACTTGAGGGCTTCAGGGTGATCGGGTAG
- a CDS encoding regulator of amino acid metabolism, contains ACT domain protein produces the protein MMLILEAYFKNYPARKKVAEFLFENGLSVRNGKIYLKNVEIPISELARAIGVNRKIIYHTIEYIEKTYPLRLIFQKLSPLPGLINVAPLMGWEVLEIEVEKGFYESAFGDVMTLIAKNSVPVMEIFGRNLREEPSKIFIVIDGTLPVETFAKIKEIRGFQKLILHTPEKEKEKLVCNYCEVKYCPKRILLDKLTTRSP, from the coding sequence ATGATGCTTATACTTGAGGCCTACTTCAAGAATTACCCCGCCAGAAAGAAGGTCGCCGAGTTCCTCTTCGAGAACGGGCTCAGCGTGAGGAACGGCAAGATATACCTGAAGAACGTCGAGATACCGATAAGCGAGCTGGCCAGGGCCATAGGCGTCAACAGGAAGATAATCTACCACACGATTGAATACATCGAGAAGACGTACCCGCTAAGGCTGATATTCCAGAAGCTCAGCCCTCTCCCGGGACTGATAAACGTGGCACCGCTCATGGGCTGGGAAGTCCTTGAGATAGAGGTGGAGAAGGGCTTCTACGAGAGTGCCTTCGGCGATGTGATGACGCTAATAGCAAAGAACAGTGTCCCTGTTATGGAAATCTTCGGAAGGAACCTCAGGGAAGAGCCCAGCAAAATATTCATCGTCATAGACGGAACCCTGCCGGTTGAGACCTTCGCCAAGATAAAGGAGATAAGGGGCTTCCAGAAGCTCATACTGCACACGCCGGAGAAGGAGAAGGAAAAGCTGGTCTGCAACTACTGTGAGGTCAAGTACTGCCCGAAGAGGATTCTCCTCGACAAGCTGACTACCCGATCACCCTGA
- a CDS encoding ADP-dependent ribose-1-phosphate kinase gives MLDVIGMGNLNYDIIFLLDRFPEFHEKVVARDAHFGLGGAAGNTISWLATFGLRTGFIGVVGDDEIGRAHLNYFKSLGVDTRGIDVVSLPSGVAVAMVHGDDKRIVKHLGANSLRRFKPDYAREARFLHLSSNPPELIEEAVRFANTEGIRISVDIGEATVPRDVEGMIDYLLMNEDEYRRKYGSLDPFLSNAKNLIITLNGGGAIVRAGKEVREVRGLSAEVVDSTGAGDSFDAGVIYGLLKGWSLFDSAKLGMLLAYLTVQKVGARSAIVPLERVKEEADELGLELPW, from the coding sequence ATGCTGGACGTCATCGGTATGGGAAACCTCAACTACGACATAATATTCCTCCTCGACAGGTTTCCCGAGTTCCACGAGAAGGTCGTTGCCAGAGATGCCCACTTTGGCCTCGGCGGTGCTGCCGGAAACACGATAAGCTGGCTGGCCACCTTTGGCCTCAGAACAGGTTTCATCGGGGTCGTTGGAGATGATGAGATAGGGAGGGCCCACCTCAACTACTTCAAGTCCCTGGGCGTTGACACCCGGGGGATTGACGTTGTGAGCCTTCCCTCAGGAGTTGCAGTTGCGATGGTTCATGGGGACGACAAGAGGATAGTCAAACACTTGGGAGCCAATTCCCTCAGGAGGTTCAAGCCCGATTATGCGCGCGAGGCGAGGTTTCTCCACCTGTCCTCGAATCCGCCGGAGCTCATAGAAGAGGCCGTCCGCTTCGCGAACACCGAGGGAATAAGGATTTCCGTTGACATCGGCGAGGCGACCGTTCCCCGGGATGTGGAGGGAATGATAGACTACCTCTTGATGAACGAGGACGAGTACCGCAGGAAGTACGGCTCCCTTGACCCGTTCCTCAGCAACGCCAAAAACCTGATAATAACCCTCAACGGTGGCGGTGCAATCGTCAGGGCGGGAAAAGAGGTGAGGGAAGTCAGGGGGCTGAGCGCGGAGGTCGTTGACTCTACAGGAGCAGGCGATTCCTTCGATGCCGGCGTCATATACGGCCTCTTAAAGGGGTGGTCGCTCTTCGACTCAGCGAAGCTCGGAATGTTGCTGGCCTATCTCACCGTCCAGAAGGTCGGCGCTAGGAGCGCGATAGTTCCCCTTGAGAGGGTTAAGGAGGAGGCCGATGAGCTGGGGCTTGAGCTCCCGTGGTGA
- the tfe gene encoding transcription factor E yields MARRKNKELIEIARDIGGEEAVEVVKALEKVKEATDEELAEKTGIRINTVRRILYALNDQGLADFKRIRDPETGWYYYYWRLETKKLPEIIRAKKMAELKKLKEMLEEETSEIYYWCGTEGHPRLTFDEAMEYEFQCPICGKMLMQYDNTKIVEELKERIAKLEEELGLRKKPKKSRSKKGKKKES; encoded by the coding sequence GTGGCGAGGAGGAAGAACAAAGAACTCATCGAAATCGCACGGGACATCGGCGGTGAGGAGGCCGTTGAGGTAGTTAAGGCTCTCGAAAAGGTCAAGGAGGCAACCGACGAAGAGCTCGCAGAGAAGACCGGGATAAGGATTAACACCGTCAGGAGAATCCTCTACGCCCTCAACGACCAGGGGCTCGCTGACTTCAAGAGAATCAGAGACCCGGAAACCGGCTGGTATTACTACTACTGGCGACTTGAGACCAAGAAGTTGCCCGAGATTATACGGGCCAAGAAGATGGCCGAGCTCAAGAAGCTCAAGGAGATGCTGGAGGAGGAAACCAGCGAAATCTACTACTGGTGTGGCACTGAGGGGCATCCAAGGCTCACCTTTGACGAGGCCATGGAATACGAGTTCCAGTGCCCGATATGTGGCAAGATGCTCATGCAGTACGACAACACCAAGATAGTCGAGGAGCTGAAGGAGCGCATAGCCAAGCTGGAGGAGGAACTCGGCCTGAGAAAGAAGCCCAAGAAGTCCCGCTCAAAGAAGGGCAAAAAGAAGGAATCCTGA